The nucleotide sequence CACCAAACAAAAGAGTAAAATCAAATTTAGAGCTCTTGGCCATGTTCATCTggtgaaatgaaaacatagaTTTCCTGTCTAAATTCCAAAGGCACAGTACATTAACATACAAATGATCCTCAGGTTATTCGattggttttttttcttccacaaaaagaacaaaaatacttttaacAATGAAAGTCCGAAGTTGCTATCGGACGATGCATGTCAGCATCCATGCTCACTCTGAGGTGTGCGAATCTCTGCGGTCTCCGCGGTGCGCTGCACGTGCTGGTGACTTTCCTTTGCGTCGTGCTGCACTTCCTTTTTGACAGAAGCGAATGGCAGAGAACCAGGGTTGGTAATGTACTGTGTGTCAGTGAAGCTACACAGGGAGGGTTGTTATGGTCTGGCTTAAGTTAACATGTGGTTTCCATTGGGTCGGGTTGGCATGGCAACCTATTCCTATGGCGACTAGTTGCCCCACCAATCCACACTACCAGAGTGGCTGTAATTTCCTCCGTAGCCGTCATTGCTGTAGAAGTTGCCGCCAAAGCCACCTGCGAGGGacaaggtcagaggtcagtcaCAGCTGAGcagcaacaaaaaacatacagcaagtgttacattacatacactgctacatgtagctacatgctaacgtcagggaaacatgttatCTTGGTTGCCGATTAGGGAGGTCAACTGTTAACCTGTAAACCAACATGTCAATATTCTCGACAGTTATTTCTGCTGCTTCTAGTTTACCACACAGATCTGGTAGGAGATAGCCGGCTGGCCGCATTaacatgtgaaaacatgctgagaCAGGCAATAAAACGGAGCGTCTAAGGCAGACCGTGAACACAGTTGTTTTCTAAACCTGTTCTACTataaaaacacaagtatgaagtgaagtgaagtgaaatgACCAGTAACAGGTCCCCTTTCAGGGTGACAAAGTAAAGCACAGATGAAGGGTTGGGGAAATGCTGTTTCCTTACCTCCACCAAAGCCACGGTTTCCTCCATGGCCTCCAGTGTTACGCCCACCACGGTTGCTACTGAAGTTTCCAGGGCCACCGGACGTCTGACGGTAGTCTCTAGCTCCAAAACCACCAGAGAACCTAAACAAGAACGTACATTTGTTAGACTTCCTGAAGATACATTTCCTGAAGGTACAAGTTAAAGATCATAAAGTGGCTGAAGCAGTGTCAGTGTTTAAAACTAACATCTCACAGAAGAACAACTGCATTGCAGCAAATGTTAGGATCCAAAAATACGAATTTGTTCCCCTTAGTTACCTCTTAGAGCGTCCGCGGCTGCTGCTCTTGTGCTGGTGCTCGTAGGCTAGGCTCTCAAGCCAGGAGGGAACCTCCTGCTTGGCCTCCACCAAAATGTCCAGCAAATCTTTGgttatgttgctgtttttgtcgtTAAAGAACGACGTGGCCAGACCTGCATGAAACGGCAAGATTATAAAGAGTCCATTAAAATATTAATGTAGCCAACAGACATCAAAACCATGgtttccaaaaaacaaaaaggctcATACCCAGATTGCCCACACGTCCCGTACGGCCAATACGGTGAACGTACTCCTCAATGTCACTGGGCAAATCGAAGTTAATGACGTGCTTCACATTGCTGATGTCCAGACCTCTGGCAGCCACCTGGAAAAGAAGAAGTTAATAGAAAATATGTTAAGTATCAAGATTATGAGaccacaggaaaaacaaacaaacaaagacttCATGTTGGCCACTGGTCATATTAATTATGGAACAGCTGATGAAATCCACCAACAATGTTCGTCAGTTCAGCCAAAGCCACAGTTTCCATGACCCAGTTGGCCTGATTCCTTCCAGGGTTTTTCCCCCCCAAATGTGAATCAAACACTAATGAAAAGCTAACAATCTCAATATGTCCCtttttaaaaccaacaaaataagaTTCTGTAATAGATTTGTTTCCCTTTGAGCTTAAATTCACATAGTTTGCAAACATGGAACTGGATCCAAAATGAATTTGGCTCATTCCGAGGTATGATAATGTcaccagggttcccacacatttcaAAACTTATTTATGACTTTCCAAGGTACCATAATAAAATGTTGATTTCAGAAAATAATGCGCTGCATTTGTCGGCCTGGTTGTGGTCCttttcttcacacacacatgctgttatgttacattaagTGGAGGATTAACCCCAGAAGATTACTGTGACAATTCCAAgagttttccaaaacttttaatgattttaactaACTGCATGACTTTCCCATGCCTGGAAAATGAGACCGTGAACTTCCATGACAGTGGCGGGAACCCTGTGTGACATTTGCACTTACAGGGACACATTTAGGGTGAATGTAGTACACTGAAGCCATATTCATGTTAAGTAGAGAGGGAAACATATCACAATCATGTTGCTCTATATGAAACAGTAGCTCATGCAAGACCTTACTAGATTTTTAGAAGTCTGAAAAAAACGCTCAAAGCTGATTTTAGAGCTCAAAACTGATGTCAAGAGGACTGGTTTTATAAAATTGCAAATTAAAGAACCAATCTAACCCTTCAGTGTTGAAAAATGGGATGCAACAACTCAGTGAGGGGTATAAGAAGAGTTACTTACAGCTGTAGCCACCAAGATGGGGCAGCGTCCAGAGCGGAACTGATGCAGAGcttcctctctgtccctctgggATCGATCTCCATGGATGCTGGTGCAGGCGTATCCCTCGTGGTAGAGGAAGTCTTCCAGAGCGTCTGCTCCTTTCTTGGTTTCCACAAACACCAGAGTCAATGAGTCTTTGCCTGTGCAGCCGGAAACAAAGAGGACGAGACAAAAAGGAAGGAGAGCAGGATAAAGAGCAcgaaaggagaggaaaaagaacaTAAATAATTGATACACGGGAACAAGGGTATGGATGGATTCTTTAAACTAAAAGAAGATGGGAGCAGGAACTTAAAACTGTCACACTAAAAAAGGTCAGCGATTGCAAGattgtgaaagaaaagaagaagataaaaaaatgacaacttAAAAATGGAGATATGGGTTCATAAAAAGCTTTAGATTTACTGACAACCATTAATTTAAAACCTTTGCCTCAGTGTTTCTGAACACAGTACTGATGATAACCACATTATGTTTAAACTGGGGATGTTGGACAGTTGTCTGTGATCGGCGTGGGACATCCCTAGTTTAAACAATGATTAAAAAATTAGATATGCGGTTACAATCTAGATATTGGGCATTAATGGCTATCAGAATAAAAGCTTGAGATAATAAGAATGGCTGAGGGGTGATGGGATAGGACAGGCCATTCCAAGTGGCACCACTTGCAGCTAACTGCTTTTCCGATGCACTCCGGCACAAGCCAGGAAACAAAATATCCATCCAAGCTCCATCGCCTCCATATTGCACATCACTTAAGCCTGCgagtactttaaaataaagccCAGATCAGCCTAATCAGACTAGCTAAGATGGAAACAGGACACTTGGCTCGACACTTCCATGCAGTTGACCACCCGACCAAAGCCTCTTTACCTAACAGCCAAGTGTGTGCTTTACCAAGGTCGTCCATCACATGTATTACACATTAGTTTGCCTTTCATAGTGGCAGCTGCACCAGTTACTATGGAAACAGGACAAAGGCGACGTTTGTTGTGTCTTTGGAGGTAAAAATCAAgttacaaaacacaggacttcttCATAATAATACCAGTAAGGAGAGGACACTGAGAGATGGCTCAATACACCATTAAAATAGACATTAACAATGGTACTACTCTGGTTCTTGTGGCAGTGAAGTGGTCTTAACTAGATCTACACCAACTGTTGTATTCTGCTCACTAGAGTAACAGATTGGTGCCTTTAAATCTGCTACAGCCACATGACTCATGGAAACTGAGAGCCCTTTCTATGACAACCAGCCAATGTGATCATGTTGAGCCAGCTGACCTTAGTGCCAGTGTTGATAACACACTGTAGCTCTGTGGCTGAAAAGGACTGCACTATTGACTCTGATGGTCCATGTGGTGCAAGGCAAATGTTATTGTTGATCCTACAAGCTCCTATtggaaatgaaaaggaaaaaacaaacaaaacggaGGCAGCATGTCAGCTGGGGAGCAGAGGGACAGGATGAGCTGTGGGATGTGATGTCTCTGGCTTGTGGGTCAGAGTGAAATTATGATATGTTCACACTTACCCGGTTTCTCTGGTGCCTCTGTCACATTTTCCTGAACCTCACTGGGAATAACTAAGATATAAAACCAAACCGGCCAGTAAACGTAAGGCTGCTCAGGTACACACATATGACAGCTTTAGATTATCATGAGATGCAACCCCGCTAAACACCGCTCAGTCCCTGCTCACCCCTGTAtgatattttgtgttgatattttaTCTTTCACTGCAAGCTATCGCTATAATGAACAACTTTTGTTAGCAGAGATGTAGCAAAGTCAATATTAGCTTGATATGGGGCAGACTGACAAACACAGGATGATGGATTAGAGCTCAGTGTGACCTTCATGAGAGGCAGAAATCTTTTTTCATCATAATGTATTCATTTCTTACCTGTGGCATTGAGCAGGTCAAGAAGGAAGGACCTCTTGTCGGTCTCCTCGACCCAGACCACCTTCTGGGTGATGTTTTCTGAAGTGGAACCAACACGGCCCACTGCCAGGAAAATGTAGTCCTCCAGGAAGTCGCGAGCAAGGATCTACGCAGACAAATCAAATAGTAAGTAAGATAATTATCATaaacagtttggatttttttatttatttatttatttatttttttaaaaaggtggggGTTGTATGAGGCAAGATTTTTATACTCATCGACTGTCCAACACACCTGGATTTCCTTGGGGAAGGTGGCACTGAACATCATGGTCTGGCGGATGCCTTTAGGTGGCATTGTATCCTGCTCCACAATGCGTCTGATCTGTGGCTCGAAACCCATGTCCAACATGCGGTCAGCCTCGTCCAGGACCAAGAAGCTGCAGGGACACATTTCACGTTTAATTTCAGTCAATAAAGCACAAATCCTGATCCGAGCGTGGATTGTTCCGTTATACTGACTTGCAATAGTCCAGACCGATCTTGCCCCTCTCCATCATGTCGACCAGACGTCCAGGTGTGGCCACCAGCAGATGACAGCCTCTCTCCAACTCCCTGATCTGTTGGCCAATATCAGCGCCTCCGTACACCACGCAGGGACGCACACGTGAGCGATAGGCGAACTAAAATGTAGGAAATAAGGGCAGATAATTAGGCTTCAAGGTGTATATTAAATGCATTTACAATGTTATACAACAGTATCAGTTACTGTCACTTGTACTCTGAGCTCACCTTTCTCGCCTCATCGTAGATCTGCAGAGCCAGCTCTCTGGTGGGAGCCAGAACGAGAGAGATCGGGTACTGCTTACGGCGGCCATACCTTCCATTCTCCTTtgaatcaaataaataatattcATTAGGACAAATCGAAACCTTAATGCAGGATATGCTCAATTATGGTGCATTTTCTTTCCCCAGTACCTGGCCACTGTTCTTGGCAGCCTGCAGAGCGTCTCCAGGCCCGTCGCTGTAGATCTGACTCAGCACTGGCAGCAAGAAAGCAGCAGTCTTGCCGGAGCCTGAAACACAGCAGGGATTATGAAATAGGCGCCATTATTTAGAGTAACCTAAAGTAAAGCTAAATGATACATCAGCCTTTTCCTTTTATTAAATATGGTATAATAATAACCTATATTAACTTCAGACAATTTAACAGGTAAAAACTAGTTTATGAACTCGAGGCTGACAAATGCACACGCTGAGAATATACAGAATTACTCACCAGTCTGGGCACAAGCCATCAAGTCTCTCTTGGACTTGATGATGGGGATAGCGTGCTTCTGAACCGGAGTGGGACGAGTGTAGCGACTCAGGTTGATGTTCCCCATGATAATCTCCCCCATGTCCACATCATGGAACTACAGGATAATCAGACATGACGTCAGTAAAGGCACAAACTGTTCTTTCAAACCTTtcaaatttcattttaaatcaatCCATGTAGATATAGGACGGCTATTTTGATTACACTAGTATAAATATGCATCACTGCTGAGTATAGACTTACACTTTCGATGTGTGGCGGGCAGTTGGATCCAGTGGCCTCCACTGGAATGTCATCATACTTCTCAAAGTTTATCCCAGTGTTGCTTGCAGAGAAAAGCTCACTAGAAAATAGGTTTTGTAAAGTTGAGATTAAAATGCAAGCACAAGAGGGCTGTGACGGTTTTATTATTTGTGAGCAAAATCTGTCTTACTGTTCCAGGCGCTCATTGGGAGCGGTGGGCTTGGACCAATCCTCCTCTCTGGAGTCGTCCACCCAGCGGCTGTTTCCTCCACCAGCAAAGCCCCCGCGCTCATATCTGTACACAGCACACCATTTGTTAGAGCTCAAGGAAAGCCTTTATCTCATGTCTGGTTTAATACAACAGTATCTGCACTTTAATACAGGCAAAAAGCAGGTTTAATACAGTATTAATATTAAGCTAGGCGAAGACTTCAGGGGCTTAGCGTCGTTTGAGCAAACGTCCAACATACTGGTTAGGTTCATTGCCTTTGCTAAAACAAGCTATTCACTATATTCACATTGCTAGTCATACATTGACGCTTATTAGTGCTGAATTACTTCGatagctacagaaaataaatttgcagttTTGTTACATATTCTGGAAGATTATCCAAGAAAGATCACTAACAGTTTTATCAAGCACACAACAAAAATCCATGTCTTTTTAATGACTGAGGGAACCCTGTGTATCGCAAATTTTgtaccacttcctgtgtccactATGCAGCGCTGAAGAACACgcactaaacacacattttgttgctgcatGTCAAGTGTGGACCACACAACGTAAAATTCACAAAAAGCTCAACATTTTCAAGGTCTGATGAATTCTATAGGACTTTAAGTACAAAACTTGCCATTTCCTGTTACCAGTGGGTGGCGCTATGACTGTCACTGAATATTAGCACATGAATGTCTTCAGATCCAGACACTTTTAAAGCATGAGAAAGTTTGGGTAGACTGGACAATGCATTCTCTTTGCAGATTCATAAAACTCAAGGTTAAGTACATTATAAGATGTCAAAACTTCACACACCTTCCCCTTGAGCCTGCTCCACGGTCATTGAAGAAGTTAGACTTTGACCTGTCATTGCGTCCTCCAAAGCTGTTGTAGGTATTGTCCCGAGGAGCTCCCCAGTTGCCTTCACCTCCAAACCCTGTGACAAACAAATCAGACCCTGTAAGTAACACTTTCTTTTACAAATCATCAGATGACACCACTTTCTTACCAAAAGTGGAACAAAGATAATTTCCTGAAATTACGTACAGAACTAACGtggttaatttaatttataccTGACTGCAAAtccattatatatattttaagagTAACTGCATTCTTATAATCGAAAGAACTATATAAACAAGGGTGGGGGGAGGGCCGAGTTCTCATCCTTAACTTCACTCTTAAAACCGGGGCTATAGTTTGATATTTTAGATCACGATAGGGTTTCCCCACCTGCATTCTGTAATGGTTGATTAAACGAGCCTCCACCCCTGTTACCACGGTAGGCGCCACGCCCACCTCTATCATTGCGAGGGGGTCCTCGCCCTCCAAAGCCCCCATTTGTGCGGTTGTCATGGTAACCATTCACAAATCCATTGCTGCGTCCACCGTCCCATCCAGGTGAATCTTTATGGgaagagaggaaataaaaaaacaagatgaaaggCTTGTGAGGAAGAGCATAGTGCTGCATATGTTATGAATCTGTGAGTAAGCAAGTTGACAATTGGCTGTACTCGTAGTCCTTACTAGCCATGAGTCTCTCTTCAAGTGACTGGCCTATTTTAGCATAATTTACTGACAGAAGGGATGCAAGCAACTCCACAGTAAACTAGAACCTGGACTGAAAGCTTGTGTAACTACCAGGAAGAAAACAATGCTGCAACATGTGTCACAAGTCTTTGACGTCTAATATGAAGAGAATAGATGCAGAGAAATCGGTTTTATTAAATAACCAACCAGACACTGGCTTTGTTATCTGCGTAGGATGGACATGTCTGTACCCAGAGACCAACTGAACCCTGTCCTCTGCCTGAATGGGACATTTACCACAACGATCTGCCCAGCTTTGGACACTGGCTGTGTCATCGTTCCCATCGGAGGCCACACTGTTATCAGTGCAGGCTGAGGATGAGGCTGGTGGGGGGACAATGGACAGTTAATGCTGCCATGGTATAAGGCTAAATAGCTGAGGCTGTGCCACAACAGCATCAAGGGGCGGGCAGACCAGCCACACAGATCTAGTCTCAGATTAGTCTTGCTTTGGAGAATCGGTTCAGCCAAAAGGGCTGATTCTAGATCTGTGGTGAGGATCTTGATTTCTACCTGTGGGCCAACAGGTAAATGCTTCCATCATGGTGCCGCATTCATGACAGCACAAGGGACAAGCCTTGTAATGcttcacacaggcacacaccgATCTAGGCTATGCATTGTAGATCCAACCATTAAtaagtaaagttttttttcctctgatactGATCTGAGTAAGTAAATACATTATCATGTAATATAGAATTAAATCACCATTATTCATTGTCTAGCAACATCAGATGCTATGTTGATGGTGAAAAGAAGCGGATTTTGGTCAGTTCAGGGAGGATTTAGGGCCTCTCAGCGCTGCATTGCAATCAAGAGGTCAACAGAGTAATCACTGGAGTTTCAGACATTTCCACAGTTGGGTGCAAATGTCTACTAAATAGATTTAAGTTTACATAAAGAAGTGTAGTGAGTAATTTTCAATCAACTGCACCAGAATTTGTGATGGAATTTAGTCACTCAGACTGGTATCAGACAAAAACGATGCATGTGCACACTGCAAAGAACACCGTGCAGCAGTGCCACGGCCGAACTCTCCGAGACAGCAACACAGGTGACGTCACAGTTCACATCAAACCACCAAAAACACAATACAATAACTCTAAAATACAATGTTAGAACTACCAAACTTATGAAAACTGCAAAAGAGTAACCATTCTTCTCTAAGCAGTGTTGGATTCAGTTAACCCTAGGGGCAATTTGCCGAGGCACGTAGAGAAGGAAACGCAATACAGGAAAATtcaaatttaacaaaaaaaataaataaaataaggcAAGTGTAGGCCCCGACACTCCAAGCCGCCAACTGGCTGTCCGCTGTAgcctttgcagtgtgttcaagaGCAATTATTTTGCTGAGACACAGCATAATCAGGCGACGCAGCTGGGGGCCTTTGTTGCTGCTAGTTCTCCGAAggcggtttggtgtgtctgggccctaAAGCTGTTCACATAGGCGATAAGCGATTGATCAAATTTGATTTTCAATTGTGACTTCAGCATCCAacgattatgaaaacaaaattaacaagGTAAAATGATCATGGCGCGATTTTGCAATGACGTTCTCATTTTGTCTCGTGTTAGAAATCCAGCACACCACTCGCCGCCAACTTGGCAACTTTCTTGCTAGATCTGTTGACTTTTCAGACTCTGTCACtttattactaaaaaaaaaaaaaagcactcagTGAAAAATTTAGCAGCTTATTCAGACCATTGGGGAAAAGGCAAGAAATATATTCAGATATATTACTTAAGTTCAATAAAGTCCAATGAAGTGAAGTAAACATTTTGAATAATCCTGATGTCAATATTGACCCAAATACTTGTGATAATGATCTGAcgtaatcgagcagccctacaCATTATAATACAAGTACAACACGTAAATGCAAAAGCTGTACAAATAATGATAAGGTAATAAGAAAGATGATAATAGTGGAAAAATTAGCTTGACATACTACGTCATGTGTCACATTCAAGTTAAGGCTAAAGTAGTTTTCTCCCTAAGAGTTATGGAagtttgtgtctaaatgacgagaaaattaaaaacacattttgaatgCTACATGGATGACCATCTTAATTTTttacaaaaaagtaaataaattctGACTGAGAAGCTAAATTGAATTAACAGTGTACACCTGGGGAATTTCAAACCTCATAAGTATGAGTTTCAAGTGGTTTGGTGAATCCAACACTGCTTGAAAAAGGAGAATATGTCCCTTAGCACAGTCTCACATATTGCAGGCGAGCCTTGATGTGCCCTTTTGATCATGCTGCCAGGTGCGCCACACTCCAGACAGCAAATTAACGACATGTTCTGGAGATGTTTATGCAGCAACCCAAGCCTGCTCAACTTCAAAGGTTGCATGTTGCAAGATTCCTTTGACTTTTCATACCCAAGGGTTACACTTAAGAGTATAAATCAGCTCGGACAGTCTGCTAACTGCACAATACTGGTGCATTATCACCCAAACACAGTGCAAGCCAACTAAACTTGCCTAACAGCCAGTTTTTTATTCACCGTTGAAATTGCAAATACCAAAGAAAAGGCCCAAGAGAACACCTGATCATCACTCTACTTTAAAAAACcttgcagaaacaaacatcccTTTCAGACGCTGTGGGTCAGAGGTATTCAATCATGTGCCAAGGAGAGTTGACTGTATGCCGGTTTCTGTTCCACCACCGAGTGCACCACTAGATTTCAGTGGTTATTCTAACCTCACACCAGATAGAAGTGACTAATCAAAAGAAATCCCCTAGTGCAGTTGGTTGTAGGAACAAAAGCCTGCATGCCCTCAGGTTCTCAGCACAGTGTTCAATAATCCCACTTTTCCAATAGTGCGCTGTGGGCAGACACAAAAAGCCACAAGGTCTCTGAAGAACAAGAACTGAGAGACTTGTGATTAATATCGTGTGTGTTGAGTTGTGTCAATGCAGCAAAGTAAAGCTCAGTGTCTTTGCTAAACAAACTGCCTACTTTGATTTCATGACTGCAACCTAGAGAGGTTAAAAGGTATGATTTAACAATGCAAAAACAGATATACATCGTTCAGATTTCTTTCACTGCTGACATCGTCTCATTATTAGTAGGACAGCCACTAGTGATGCAGTGCAGAGTCTTTGAAGGCACCATCACCATGCATCATAAGTAACTTAATTTGCAAGCTTTGACAAACGCTGTGTTAGGCCCAGatttctgctgctttttcaAGTGACCATGACAAAGCAAGGGCACGTTGATTATGCCCCAGTGTTCAGCTATATGTACACTATGAAACTCTGCCAACAAGTAGATGGCTTGGCATGCAGGTAGAGGTCAAGGTATACCACATCTGTTTCGCCAACCCCCACTGTAGGCATGGTAAAAGGCAAGCTCTTGAGAGGCCAGTCTTGGGTAACCTGAGCAAAGGTAGGGAAGCAGGCTATAAAAAGACTCGCCCATAAATACTGGCTCATGCAGTATGAGTGTTGGGCTTGACTTTACACTAATAGTTACCAATCTTACAGTCATCCCATCCTGTTGCATAGTCATTTCTGTGTCTTTGCTGACACTCTGCCTGCCATGGTTGTGGGTACTGCTTAGAAGAAACTTGAGGGGACATTGCAGGTGAAATATGGGCTTGCATATACAgtggaaaacaacattttaatgacttgaTCATATGCCTCAATAGATTAAATTCAACTCATTAAAGTAAATGAATGCAATAACCCAACAAGCATATGCGTTCATCAAATTGCCCTTTACTGATATGTTATATCTCATTTTGAATGCAAGCATCCCAGCTGAGAGAAGCACATCAATTATTTGTGAGTCCATCATTAACTTTTACTGTGAAGTGTATGGGTCTAACCTAACCCTCTCCCCCTTCGCACTGGCTTTGCTGGTGTGTAAAATGGCTATTTCATGCATCTGGAAATGCAGGTTGCCCTCAGCGAAAGCAGACAGAAGGGACTTACAGAGATTTACTGGTGCCACTGAATAACCGCACTGTCTACCAGCGGAATAAGCATTTCCTGCTGTGGAATAAGAAAACAGTAAAACGAGAAAAACGTCAAGTGTGCAATGACACAGTACCATTATTCcatgatttctttaaaaaatgtataattatCTGGCTGATTATATGCCAGGCACAACATGTGTCTTGATTTAACGCCTTTAAGAGGCTGAACAAGTACAGAAAAAAAGTTCAAAATCACCTCATCCTGGCTACAAAAAACATTGTTAGAAGTCTATAGATGTCAATACTACAAACAACCCACCCTCCACATTTCCCTTCATCAGAGCAGCCAACAGCTAGCACTCCTCTTATTCACGTGTGAGACAGGAATAAACTTGGGATAAGACTACCAATGAAAGTGGTTACTAAAAATGTGAAAGTAAGCTCAGACAATTTTGGAATTTGCCTCATTCTCTTACTGTTGATCAGTCTGGGTGAAAATTCCAGGCTACAGCCATTTTACAGTACCACTTGCCCTACTTAAGCCATGCCAAAATAAGCTATCATGCACAGACATAGAAAAACCACTTGACGTggctttttctcctctttctgtgCACTTGTAAAAAATGAGACTAATGTCCTCAACAGCCCTACGGTCTGAAGCAGCAAAAAACACTGCCAC is from Epinephelus moara isolate mb chromosome 7, YSFRI_EMoa_1.0, whole genome shotgun sequence and encodes:
- the ddx3xa gene encoding DEAD-box helicase 3 X-linked a isoform X4, encoding MSHVVVDNPHGLDQQLAALDLNSADGQGGGTGRRYIPPHLRNKDAAKNAGNAYSAGRQCGYSVAPVNLYSPGWDGGRSNGFVNGYHDNRTNGGFGGRGPPRNDRGFGGEGNWGAPRDNTYNSFGGRNDRSKSNFFNDRGAGSRGRYERGGFAGGGNSRWVDDSREEDWSKPTAPNERLEHELFSASNTGINFEKYDDIPVEATGSNCPPHIESFHDVDMGEIIMGNINLSRYTRPTPVQKHAIPIIKSKRDLMACAQTGSGKTAAFLLPVLSQIYSDGPGDALQAAKNSGQENGRYGRRKQYPISLVLAPTRELALQIYDEARKFAYRSRVRPCVVYGGADIGQQIRELERGCHLLVATPGRLVDMMERGKIGLDYCNFLVLDEADRMLDMGFEPQIRRIVEQDTMPPKGIRQTMMFSATFPKEIQILARDFLEDYIFLAVGRVGSTSENITQKVVWVEETDKRSFLLDLLNATVIPSEVQENVTEAPEKPGKDSLTLVFVETKKGADALEDFLYHEGYACTSIHGDRSQRDREEALHQFRSGRCPILVATAVAARGLDISNVKHVINFDLPSDIEEYVHRIGRTGRVGNLGLATSFFNDKNSNITKDLLDILVEAKQEVPSWLESLAYEHQHKSSSRGRSKRFSGGFGARDYRQTSGGPGNFSSNRGGRNTGGHGGNRGFGGGGFGGNFYSNDGYGGNYSHSGSVDWWGN
- the ddx3xa gene encoding DEAD-box helicase 3 X-linked a isoform X2, yielding MSHVVVDNPHGLDQQLAALDLNSADGQGGGTGRRYIPPHLRNKDAAKNAGNAYSAGRQCGYSVAPVNLYSPGWDGGRSNGFVNGYHDNRTNGGFGGRGPPRNDRGGRGAYRGNRGGGSFNQPLQNAGFGGEGNWGAPRDNTYNSFGGRNDRSKSNFFNDRGAGSRGRYERGGFAGGGNSRWVDDSREEDWSKPTAPNERLEHELFSASNTGINFEKYDDIPVEATGSNCPPHIESFHDVDMGEIIMGNINLSRYTRPTPVQKHAIPIIKSKRDLMACAQTGSGKTAAFLLPVLSQIYSDGPGDALQAAKNSGQENGRYGRRKQYPISLVLAPTRELALQIYDEARKFAYRSRVRPCVVYGGADIGQQIRELERGCHLLVATPGRLVDMMERGKIGLDYCNFLVLDEADRMLDMGFEPQIRRIVEQDTMPPKGIRQTMMFSATFPKEIQILARDFLEDYIFLAVGRVGSTSENITQKVVWVEETDKRSFLLDLLNATGKDSLTLVFVETKKGADALEDFLYHEGYACTSIHGDRSQRDREEALHQFRSGRCPILVATAVAARGLDISNVKHVINFDLPSDIEEYVHRIGRTGRVGNLGLATSFFNDKNSNITKDLLDILVEAKQEVPSWLESLAYEHQHKSSSRGRSKRFSGGFGARDYRQTSGGPGNFSSNRGGRNTGGHGGNRGFGGGGFGGNFYSNDGYGGNYSHSGSVDWWGN